Proteins encoded in a region of the Mycobacterium branderi genome:
- a CDS encoding MlaE family ABC transporter permease has protein sequence MDRGTDVAPDGVAAIEEWTTGYVRRHPLASLTTVGEQYVLAVRTIQYFFIDLFTGRFQWIEFLRQGAFMAGTAVLPTVLVALPIGVTLSIQFALLANQVGATSLAGAASGLAVIRQAASLVAAVLMAAAVGSAITADLGSRTMREETDAMEVMGVSVIRRLVVPRFAAAIMIGVALTGITCFVGFLASYLFNVYFQRGAPGSFVATFSSFATTGDMIVALLKAVVYGGIVAVVACQKGLSTRGGPTGVADSVNAAVVEAILVLMIVNVGISQLYNVLFPRTGL, from the coding sequence GTGGATCGTGGCACAGACGTGGCGCCCGACGGCGTGGCCGCCATCGAAGAGTGGACCACAGGATACGTCCGCCGCCACCCGCTCGCGTCACTGACGACCGTCGGAGAGCAATACGTCCTGGCCGTGCGCACCATCCAGTACTTCTTCATCGACCTGTTCACCGGACGCTTCCAGTGGATCGAGTTCCTGCGGCAGGGCGCATTCATGGCCGGCACTGCCGTGCTGCCGACGGTGTTGGTGGCACTGCCGATCGGGGTCACGCTGTCGATTCAGTTCGCGTTGCTGGCCAATCAGGTTGGCGCGACGTCGCTGGCCGGCGCGGCCAGCGGCCTCGCGGTCATCCGCCAGGCCGCCTCGCTGGTGGCCGCGGTGCTGATGGCGGCGGCCGTCGGGTCCGCGATCACCGCGGACCTGGGCTCGCGCACCATGCGGGAGGAAACCGACGCCATGGAGGTCATGGGCGTCTCGGTGATCCGCCGACTGGTGGTGCCGCGGTTCGCGGCCGCGATCATGATCGGTGTCGCGCTCACCGGAATCACCTGCTTCGTCGGCTTTTTGGCGAGCTACCTGTTCAACGTCTACTTCCAGCGCGGCGCGCCCGGCAGCTTCGTCGCGACGTTCTCGTCGTTCGCGACCACCGGCGACATGATCGTGGCGTTGCTGAAAGCGGTCGTGTACGGCGGCATCGTCGCGGTGGTGGCCTGCCAGAAGGGCTTGTCGACCAGGGGTGGACCGACCGGCGTCGCCGACTCGGTGAATGCGGCTGTCGTGGAAGCGATCCTGGTGCTGATGATCGTCAACGTCGGCATCAGCCAGCTCTACAACGTGCTGTTCCCGCGGACGGGTCTGTGA
- a CDS encoding MlaE family ABC transporter permease — protein MTASTYVPAVARPLVAIYRRASTPTIRLGHMLVFFVRALVAVPASLRQYRKEFLRLLSDIAWGNGSIVVGGGTAGVAVVLGFTAGALVAVEGYNFLNLLGLGPATGIISSLVNTRELAPIMASLAFAMQAGCRFTAQLGAMRIAEEIDALDSLAIRPIPFLVTTRLMASIIAVIPLYVACLAVTYLTCQLVAGVISGGSVGPYLHYFTMMLSGKDIVYSVLKCVVFVWISSTVQCYYGFYAAGGPEGVGVAAGHAMRASITVVIMVNMLLTMALWSIDAGARFGG, from the coding sequence ATGACCGCATCAACCTACGTACCCGCCGTCGCACGGCCGCTCGTCGCCATCTACCGCCGGGCATCTACGCCGACGATCCGCCTGGGGCACATGCTGGTGTTCTTCGTCCGCGCCCTGGTCGCCGTGCCGGCATCGCTGCGGCAATACCGCAAGGAATTCCTGCGGCTGCTCTCCGACATCGCCTGGGGCAACGGCTCGATCGTCGTCGGCGGGGGCACTGCCGGGGTGGCGGTGGTGCTCGGGTTCACCGCGGGCGCCCTGGTCGCCGTCGAGGGCTACAACTTTCTGAACCTGCTGGGGCTCGGTCCGGCGACCGGCATCATCTCGTCGCTGGTGAACACGCGGGAGCTCGCGCCGATCATGGCCTCGCTGGCGTTCGCGATGCAGGCCGGTTGCCGGTTCACCGCGCAGCTGGGCGCAATGCGGATCGCCGAGGAGATCGACGCGCTGGATTCGCTGGCGATTCGGCCGATCCCGTTCCTGGTCACCACGCGGCTGATGGCCTCGATCATCGCGGTGATCCCGCTGTACGTCGCATGTCTGGCCGTCACCTATCTCACCTGCCAGCTGGTCGCGGGGGTGATCAGCGGCGGCTCGGTCGGCCCGTATCTGCACTACTTCACGATGATGTTGAGCGGCAAGGACATCGTCTATTCGGTGCTCAAATGCGTGGTGTTCGTGTGGATTTCGTCGACTGTGCAGTGTTATTACGGGTTTTATGCCGCCGGCGGCCCGGAGGGTGTGGGGGTGGCCGCCGGGCATGCGATGCGCGCCAGCATCACCGTCGTGATCATGGTCAACATGCTGCTCACCATGGCGCTGTGGAGCATCGACGCCGGCGCGAGATTTGGCGGCTAG
- a CDS encoding MlaD family protein gives MGNSLDLDGRGPSDQQLLAYGVTVLLVVAAVTAALLLKSTGRLNDYVRVVAELVNVGDGLPQRSDVKYHGLLVGAVDNVIPATYGKPNYVHINLKSEHARQIPSTVTARVVPSNVFAVSSVQLVDRGQGAGIRDGAHIREDTELSTVIFQTTISKLRDILAATGRGREDHSVGILAAVGAATENRRVKLLTAGAQLTRVLNELNAIVATDPGPTTVSALLDATRGLQSTAPELVDALHDAVRPMQTLAEKRAQFLSLVTGSTHTFGVTRQAFDNHTDQLIEMTQNLTPALGVFAINSDKFLPIFTRLKRLSDKFFDEVWDPELDTGNMRVNLALTPTYTYTRADCPRYGELKGPSCFTAPEIAVRADLPEVLLPQNYHPPTDLAPPPGTQIGPDGNLVAVGPPLVNPGGPNLEDPNPPLPWWPWPTGPAPRVPGTADPDDAPPPPAPLPAEAAPASYGGNVGPVGSQRERDQLGVITGQPHPASVATQLLLGPLARGTTVSLEGTK, from the coding sequence ATGGGCAATTCGTTGGACCTCGACGGACGTGGTCCCTCCGATCAGCAGCTGCTCGCGTACGGGGTGACCGTCCTGCTGGTGGTCGCGGCCGTCACCGCGGCCCTGCTGCTGAAGTCCACCGGGCGGCTCAACGACTACGTCCGGGTGGTGGCCGAGCTGGTCAACGTCGGCGACGGGCTGCCGCAGCGCTCCGACGTGAAATACCACGGCTTGCTGGTCGGCGCCGTCGACAACGTCATCCCGGCGACCTACGGCAAACCCAACTACGTGCACATCAACCTCAAATCGGAGCACGCCAGACAGATCCCCTCCACCGTCACCGCGCGAGTGGTCCCCAGCAACGTGTTCGCGGTCTCATCGGTGCAACTCGTCGACCGGGGGCAGGGCGCCGGCATTCGCGACGGCGCGCATATCCGAGAAGACACCGAGCTGTCGACGGTGATCTTCCAGACCACCATCAGCAAGCTGCGTGACATCCTCGCCGCGACCGGCCGCGGACGCGAGGACCACAGCGTCGGCATCCTGGCGGCCGTCGGCGCCGCGACCGAGAACCGGCGCGTCAAACTGCTCACCGCCGGCGCCCAGTTGACTCGCGTGCTGAACGAGCTCAACGCGATCGTCGCCACCGACCCCGGCCCGACGACGGTATCGGCGCTGCTGGATGCCACCCGCGGCCTGCAGTCCACCGCACCGGAACTCGTCGACGCCCTGCACGACGCGGTGCGGCCGATGCAAACGCTGGCCGAAAAACGCGCCCAGTTCCTGTCTTTGGTGACCGGCTCGACGCACACGTTCGGTGTCACCCGGCAGGCGTTCGACAACCACACCGACCAGCTGATCGAGATGACGCAGAACCTCACCCCGGCACTGGGCGTGTTCGCGATCAACAGCGACAAGTTCCTGCCTATCTTCACCCGCCTGAAGCGGTTGTCCGACAAGTTCTTCGACGAGGTGTGGGATCCCGAGCTGGACACCGGCAACATGCGGGTCAACCTGGCGCTGACCCCCACCTACACCTACACCCGCGCCGACTGCCCGCGCTACGGCGAGCTCAAGGGCCCGAGCTGCTTCACCGCTCCGGAGATCGCGGTGCGGGCCGATTTGCCCGAGGTGTTGCTGCCGCAGAACTACCATCCGCCAACCGATCTCGCGCCACCGCCGGGCACCCAGATCGGGCCCGACGGGAACCTCGTCGCGGTCGGGCCGCCGCTGGTCAACCCCGGCGGGCCCAACCTGGAGGATCCCAACCCGCCGTTGCCGTGGTGGCCGTGGCCCACCGGCCCGGCGCCGCGGGTTCCGGGCACCGCCGATCCCGACGACGCTCCCCCGCCACCAGCGCCCTTGCCCGCCGAGGCTGCGCCGGCGTCGTACGGCGGGAACGTCGGCCCCGTCGGCAGCCAACGCGAACGCGACCAACTGGGCGTGATCACCGGCCAGCCACACCCGGCGTCGGTGGCGACTCAGCTGCTGCTCGGCCCGCTGGCCCGCGGCACGACGGTGTCACTGGAGGGCACGAAATGA
- a CDS encoding MCE family protein, which translates to MKFRGPLIGLSIFMAIATAVTWLVYATLRRDVSGSTTAYAAMFTDVYGLRVGDDVRMAGVRVGRVENIELAGKLAKVSFIVQNDQQVYGNTVASVTYQNIIGQRYLGLSLGETGNRTVLPPRSVIPVQQTDPSFDVGKLLNGFEPLFSLLNPKQADDLTKGVIQSLSGDRASIPQLVEQTSTLSRTLSARDQALGDLITSLTRVTDSVAAQNDDLDHALSQTLDVMADFDARRPSLQSSVGSIAAVTRRLSAIADDVYPALDEMITRQPGFTKHMAAMEPQLAFTGDNLPLLLKGLARIVDEGSYGNAYACDLNATGFFPGLNDITTFIVNAATPGNAYPITTKNLGWHTPRCRNMANG; encoded by the coding sequence ATGAAGTTCCGTGGTCCGCTGATCGGGCTGTCCATCTTCATGGCAATCGCCACCGCCGTGACGTGGCTGGTGTACGCCACGCTTCGGCGCGACGTGTCCGGGTCCACCACAGCGTATGCGGCGATGTTCACCGACGTGTACGGCCTGCGCGTGGGCGACGACGTCCGGATGGCCGGCGTGCGGGTCGGCCGCGTCGAAAACATCGAGCTGGCAGGCAAACTGGCCAAGGTTTCGTTCATCGTCCAAAACGACCAACAGGTGTACGGCAACACCGTCGCGTCGGTGACCTACCAGAACATCATCGGGCAACGCTATCTCGGGCTGTCGCTGGGCGAGACCGGGAACCGGACCGTGTTGCCGCCGCGAAGTGTGATCCCCGTGCAGCAGACCGATCCGTCGTTCGACGTCGGAAAGCTGCTCAACGGTTTCGAACCGCTGTTCTCCCTGCTGAATCCGAAGCAGGCCGACGACCTGACCAAAGGGGTGATCCAGTCGCTGTCGGGCGACCGGGCGTCGATCCCGCAGCTGGTGGAGCAGACGTCGACGCTGTCCCGGACCCTGTCCGCGCGCGATCAGGCCCTCGGCGACCTGATCACCAGCCTGACCCGAGTGACGGACAGCGTCGCCGCGCAAAACGACGACTTGGACCATGCGCTGAGCCAAACCCTGGACGTGATGGCGGATTTCGATGCTCGCCGACCGTCGCTGCAGTCGTCCGTCGGCTCGATCGCCGCGGTCACCCGGCGGCTGTCCGCGATCGCCGACGACGTCTACCCCGCGCTGGACGAGATGATCACCCGCCAGCCGGGTTTCACCAAACACATGGCCGCCATGGAGCCGCAGTTGGCGTTCACCGGCGACAATCTACCGCTGCTGCTCAAAGGTCTGGCCCGCATCGTCGACGAGGGGTCCTACGGCAACGCCTATGCCTGCGACCTGAACGCCACCGGATTCTTCCCCGGGCTCAACGACATCACCACGTTCATCGTCAACGCGGCCACCCCGGGCAACGCCTACCCGATCACCACCAAGAACCTGGGCTGGCACACCCCGCGATGCAGGAACATGGCCAATGGCTAG
- a CDS encoding MCE family protein codes for MARRRPLESYNKTWLGFVALAVVGVLVAASLLVKVLGFGYTHYTAEFLQAASLRAGNPITIAGIEVGSVSSIKLAGDHVEAGLKVRNNVPLGKDTRAVIKVMTILGSRYLELVPDGPGSLPGKTISLAHTEVPYDLQSLLEDATTTFEQADSDQFAQSLAVLGKQLEGVPPLVPQAMANLHTLAAITAVRRDQLGALLKSTQRVANTLRRQQTNLGNLMDQGQDLIGHLVAREATFHAMLAALTQLVDQLDKIVVNHRPMLDELFTNLHELTNMVGQHDDLLRNLLQAAPVPLRGLTNATGYGPVVEFNLANGLAIDSWMCAISGRAKEFGMIQYFKDCK; via the coding sequence ATGGCTAGGCGCCGTCCGCTGGAGTCCTACAACAAGACCTGGCTCGGGTTCGTCGCACTGGCGGTGGTCGGTGTTCTTGTCGCGGCGTCGCTGTTGGTGAAGGTGCTGGGGTTCGGCTACACGCACTACACCGCCGAGTTTCTGCAGGCGGCGTCGCTGCGTGCCGGCAACCCGATCACGATCGCCGGCATCGAGGTCGGCAGCGTGTCGAGCATCAAGCTCGCCGGCGACCACGTCGAGGCAGGCTTGAAGGTGCGCAACAACGTGCCGCTGGGCAAGGACACCAGGGCGGTCATCAAGGTCATGACCATCCTGGGTTCGCGTTATCTCGAACTGGTGCCCGACGGCCCGGGCTCGCTACCGGGCAAGACGATCAGCCTGGCGCACACCGAGGTGCCCTACGATTTGCAGTCCCTACTCGAAGACGCCACAACGACATTCGAGCAGGCGGACTCCGACCAGTTCGCGCAGTCGCTGGCCGTCCTGGGTAAGCAACTCGAGGGCGTGCCACCGCTGGTTCCGCAGGCCATGGCCAACCTGCACACGCTGGCGGCGATCACTGCCGTCCGTCGCGATCAGCTCGGCGCACTGCTCAAGAGCACGCAGCGGGTGGCCAACACGCTGCGGCGTCAGCAGACCAACCTGGGCAACCTGATGGACCAGGGTCAGGACCTGATCGGTCATTTGGTGGCGCGGGAGGCCACCTTTCACGCGATGTTGGCGGCGCTGACCCAGCTGGTCGACCAGCTCGACAAGATCGTGGTCAACCACCGGCCGATGCTCGACGAGCTGTTCACCAATTTGCATGAGCTCACCAACATGGTCGGCCAGCATGACGACCTGCTGCGCAACCTGCTGCAGGCCGCGCCGGTGCCGCTGCGCGGGCTGACCAACGCCACCGGCTACGGGCCCGTCGTCGAGTTCAATCTGGCCAACGGGCTTGCCATCGACTCGTGGATGTGCGCAATCAGCGGGCGCGCCAAGGAGTTCGGCATGATCCAGTACTTCAAGGACTGCAAATGA
- a CDS encoding MCE family protein — MNRRRVVAIVAAAAVLAVAGLGVVGYYVKSRLDTITLTAQFDSAAGLYEGNAVAVLGMPVGTVTKITSKGSYVEVEFTVDKHVKIPAAAQAVTITTSILTARQIELTPPYRGGPVLKNHDTIGLTRTKTPVAFDRVLDMLDKVSKSLKGNGTGGGPIADLTDAAVGISDGNGQKILSALDELSKALRLSSERGETTRDELTTIITNLSSLVEAAARNDAKVRQFGSTTHQLSQMLADEQFGTGATGRTINTILDQVASLIEANRENLKQAIRNGDTAAKSIVDNQRGVAEMLDVLPLTLENLYNTIDQNNGAIRVHGLIDKALTDSQSAKEICNLMHLRQLGCSTGTLQDYGPDFGLTYILDGLSAMGQ; from the coding sequence ATGAACAGGCGCAGGGTCGTCGCGATCGTCGCTGCTGCGGCCGTGCTGGCCGTCGCGGGCCTCGGGGTGGTCGGCTACTACGTCAAGTCCCGGCTCGACACCATTACGCTGACCGCCCAATTCGACAGCGCTGCAGGGCTATACGAGGGCAACGCGGTCGCGGTGCTCGGCATGCCGGTCGGAACGGTCACCAAGATCACGTCGAAGGGCAGCTACGTCGAGGTCGAGTTCACCGTCGACAAGCACGTCAAGATTCCCGCCGCCGCGCAGGCGGTGACGATCACCACCTCGATCCTGACGGCCCGCCAGATCGAGTTGACACCGCCCTACCGCGGGGGTCCGGTGCTCAAGAACCACGACACGATCGGGCTGACCAGAACCAAGACGCCGGTCGCCTTCGACCGGGTGCTCGACATGCTCGACAAGGTCTCGAAGTCGCTCAAGGGCAACGGCACCGGGGGCGGGCCGATCGCCGACCTGACCGACGCCGCGGTCGGAATCAGCGACGGCAACGGCCAAAAGATCCTGTCGGCCCTCGACGAGCTCTCGAAAGCGTTGCGGCTCAGCTCCGAACGCGGCGAGACCACCCGCGACGAGCTGACCACGATCATCACCAATCTCAGCTCGCTGGTGGAGGCCGCCGCCCGCAACGATGCCAAGGTACGCCAATTCGGTTCGACGACACACCAGCTCAGCCAGATGCTCGCCGACGAACAATTCGGCACCGGCGCCACCGGCCGCACCATCAACACGATTCTCGACCAGGTGGCCTCCCTGATCGAGGCCAATCGCGAGAACCTGAAACAGGCCATCCGCAACGGCGACACCGCCGCGAAGTCGATTGTGGACAACCAGCGCGGGGTCGCCGAGATGCTCGACGTGCTGCCGCTGACCCTGGAGAACCTCTATAACACGATCGACCAGAACAACGGCGCGATCCGCGTGCACGGCCTGATCGACAAGGCGCTCACCGACAGCCAGTCCGCGAAGGAGATCTGCAATCTGATGCATCTGCGGCAGTTGGGCTGCAGCACAGGGACATTGCAAGACTACGGCCCCGACTTCGGCCTGACGTACATTCTCGACGGTCTCTCGGCGATGGGACAGTAG
- a CDS encoding MlaD family protein — translation MAHKALGAALTAVVVSGCATNGLSSLPLPAPGIGSGGYLLHAVFSNALNLPAHAKVKLAGADVGQLESMVARNYTAETTLRIMDGVRVPVGSTAELRSATPLGDVFIAIKPPNPLQPNASLLHSGDTIGLESTRAAATVESVLSSAALLVNGGAVRNFTNIVNGAGKATGDQGQAFGDLINRTNALLVKLNARSGQIDEALTETARLADRLDEKNQAITDVLRAVGPATDVLAADADQIADVVEQVGATTRQLQKFPSIAGTDKTGRSVIKDANAIAAAWNDVSVSPDTSLAALNRLIAPIVKGTSSSAISVRASIDRLVMGSRPGTGAESGGFKGDPVFHGPMHRDINKFIGSLKYALWRLQERVVGRGPNTPMGQDPWTPSGPPLPPAPPGEAPPDPFAQEPPG, via the coding sequence ATGGCGCACAAAGCGTTGGGGGCAGCCCTGACCGCCGTCGTTGTATCGGGATGCGCCACCAACGGGCTCAGCAGCCTGCCGCTGCCCGCTCCGGGGATCGGCAGCGGTGGATATCTTCTGCACGCGGTCTTCTCCAATGCGCTGAACCTGCCCGCACACGCCAAGGTGAAACTCGCCGGCGCCGACGTCGGCCAACTCGAGTCAATGGTCGCGCGTAACTACACCGCGGAGACCACGTTGCGCATCATGGACGGCGTCCGGGTTCCGGTGGGAAGCACCGCGGAGCTGCGGTCGGCCACCCCGCTCGGCGACGTGTTCATCGCGATCAAGCCACCAAATCCGTTGCAGCCCAACGCTTCGCTGTTGCACAGCGGCGACACCATCGGCCTGGAGTCCACCAGGGCCGCCGCCACCGTGGAGTCCGTGCTCAGCTCTGCGGCGTTACTGGTCAACGGCGGCGCGGTCCGTAACTTCACCAACATCGTCAACGGCGCAGGCAAGGCGACCGGTGACCAGGGACAGGCATTCGGCGACCTAATCAACCGGACCAACGCGCTGCTGGTCAAGCTCAACGCCCGATCCGGCCAGATCGACGAGGCGCTGACGGAAACCGCGCGGCTCGCCGATCGGCTCGACGAGAAGAACCAGGCCATCACCGACGTCTTGCGGGCGGTCGGGCCGGCGACCGACGTGTTGGCCGCCGACGCCGACCAGATCGCCGATGTGGTCGAGCAAGTCGGCGCCACCACCCGCCAGCTGCAGAAGTTCCCGTCGATCGCCGGCACCGACAAGACCGGTCGCAGCGTTATCAAGGACGCGAATGCGATTGCCGCGGCGTGGAACGACGTCTCGGTGAGTCCCGACACCAGCCTGGCCGCGCTCAACAGGCTGATTGCGCCGATCGTCAAAGGGACGTCGAGCTCGGCGATTTCGGTGCGCGCGAGCATCGACCGGCTGGTGATGGGATCGCGGCCGGGCACCGGGGCGGAATCCGGCGGGTTCAAGGGTGATCCGGTTTTCCACGGCCCGATGCACCGCGACATCAACAAGTTCATCGGCTCACTCAAGTACGCCCTGTGGCGGCTGCAGGAGCGTGTTGTCGGGCGCGGCCCGAACACGCCGATGGGTCAGGATCCGTGGACGCCGTCCGGTCCGCCGCTGCCACCCGCACCCCCGGGAGAGGCGCCGCCGGATCCGTTCGCTCAGGAGCCGCCGGGATGA
- a CDS encoding MlaD family protein — translation MIDTLSRLLVGIVRAGHRQRAWLSGIALALTLVVAVAYLLIGALRVNPLDATYRVRIQLPESGGLLANQDVAVRGIRVGRIDSLEATPSGVEVIAHIKKNVKIPASSPVRVSGLSPAGEQYIDFEPASNTGPFLANGSVVGPERASTPVPLSQLLADADGMLAQTDPRKLELVKKELSLSKEGPRKLTDIIDGGTFLLSTMDPVLPQTVSVLKTSRVVLTTLADKNAGLGAATQDVAQVMAGVNKMDGGFRRFVDRTPGVLSSVDNLFDDNSDTMVGLLANLVTTARLVYVRVPALNAVFPNYRGSTLEALATTMHEHGLWATADIYPRYTCDYGTPRRPSSSADYPEPFLYTYCRDDDPEVLIRGAKNAPRPGGDDTAGPPPGADLGQTTDPTPKGRFTIPTPYGGPTLPVEPPR, via the coding sequence ATGATCGACACCCTGAGCCGGCTGCTCGTCGGCATCGTCCGCGCCGGCCATCGCCAGCGAGCGTGGTTGTCCGGCATAGCGCTCGCACTGACACTCGTTGTGGCCGTGGCGTATTTGCTGATCGGGGCACTGCGGGTGAACCCGCTCGACGCGACGTATCGGGTCAGGATCCAGCTGCCGGAATCCGGTGGCCTGCTGGCCAACCAGGACGTCGCCGTCCGCGGAATCCGGGTCGGGCGCATCGACTCGCTGGAAGCCACACCATCCGGCGTCGAGGTGATCGCGCACATCAAGAAGAACGTCAAGATCCCGGCGTCGAGCCCGGTTCGCGTGTCGGGACTTTCGCCGGCCGGCGAGCAGTACATCGACTTCGAGCCCGCGTCGAACACCGGCCCGTTTCTGGCCAATGGCAGCGTGGTCGGCCCGGAGCGGGCCAGCACGCCGGTTCCGCTGTCTCAGCTGCTCGCCGACGCCGACGGGATGCTGGCCCAAACCGATCCGAGGAAGCTCGAGCTGGTCAAGAAGGAGCTGAGCTTGAGCAAGGAGGGTCCGCGCAAGCTCACCGACATCATCGACGGCGGCACCTTCCTGCTGTCCACGATGGATCCGGTGCTGCCGCAAACTGTTTCGGTGCTGAAAACCAGCCGGGTGGTGCTGACCACGCTGGCCGACAAGAACGCCGGACTGGGGGCCGCGACGCAGGATGTCGCCCAGGTGATGGCCGGCGTCAACAAGATGGACGGCGGGTTCCGGCGATTCGTCGACCGGACACCCGGGGTGTTGTCGTCGGTGGACAACCTGTTCGACGACAACTCGGACACCATGGTCGGGTTGCTGGCCAATCTGGTGACGACGGCGCGGCTGGTGTACGTCCGGGTTCCGGCGCTCAACGCGGTGTTCCCCAACTATCGTGGCTCGACGCTGGAGGCGTTGGCGACCACGATGCACGAGCATGGGCTGTGGGCCACCGCCGACATCTATCCCCGCTACACCTGCGACTACGGCACGCCGCGCCGGCCGTCGTCGTCGGCGGACTATCCGGAGCCGTTCCTCTACACCTACTGCCGCGACGACGACCCCGAGGTGCTGATCCGGGGCGCCAAGAACGCGCCCCGGCCGGGCGGCGACGACACTGCCGGTCCGCCGCCGGGCGCCGACCTGGGTCAGACTACCGACCCAACACCCAAGGGCCGCTTCACGATTCCCACCCCCTATGGCGGGCCGACACTGCCGGTCGAGCCGCCGCGCTGA
- a CDS encoding Mce protein produces the protein MPVRRRAPTWVRLPTQHPRAASRFPPPMAGRHCRSSRRAELETIMRYVRIGLVAAVFVAAFGVAGLLGWKLWEEHTVSQAAQAARQSAVDYAQVLTSIDSNQVDQNFAAVLGGATGQFKDTYTKASVQLRQLLIDNKATAHGVVVASAIQSETKDKVVVLLMVDQTVTNAARPDGRVDRTRMKMTMEKVDNRWLASKVELP, from the coding sequence CTGCCGGTCCGCCGCCGGGCGCCGACCTGGGTCAGACTACCGACCCAACACCCAAGGGCCGCTTCACGATTCCCACCCCCTATGGCGGGCCGACACTGCCGGTCGAGCCGCCGCGCTGAATTGGAGACGATCATGAGGTATGTGCGCATCGGGCTGGTGGCCGCGGTGTTCGTTGCCGCGTTCGGCGTCGCCGGCCTGCTGGGCTGGAAGTTGTGGGAGGAGCACACCGTCAGCCAGGCCGCCCAGGCTGCCCGGCAGAGCGCAGTCGACTACGCGCAAGTGCTGACCAGCATCGACTCCAACCAGGTGGACCAGAACTTCGCGGCGGTACTCGGCGGAGCCACAGGCCAATTCAAAGACACGTACACCAAAGCCAGTGTGCAACTTCGGCAGCTGCTGATCGACAACAAGGCCACCGCGCACGGCGTCGTCGTCGCGTCCGCCATCCAGTCCGAGACCAAGGACAAGGTCGTCGTGCTGTTGATGGTCGACCAGACGGTCACCAACGCCGCGCGTCCCGACGGTCGCGTGGACCGCACCCGGATGAAGATGACGATGGAGAAGGTCGACAACCGATGGCTCGCAAGCAAAGTCGAACTGCCTTAG
- a CDS encoding mannan-binding family protein — translation MAVAAVTGAPTASASAQTFCGELGGQWDGQYCHSSVTSERKAVRDIKMAIPGDLVDNPTAGPVIRDYLRTLSQNWRTKGATMVQDSWGEENYQVFQHGPALSVAFHEDYHADGPWINNAYRTFTFDMAGGRRLELTDITKPGVDPRAAIPPLAEPFVQEALDRAAWQHSPGTYPFTLDRWTPDKVYSGGYKAWVVTPDELILYMPDYPVGHDSPVQYDQAQQWSMDGGTVEPHIPLAALSSVLRPEFGGT, via the coding sequence ATGGCTGTCGCGGCCGTGACCGGCGCGCCGACGGCGTCGGCGTCGGCGCAGACGTTCTGCGGCGAGCTCGGCGGCCAATGGGACGGCCAGTACTGCCATTCCTCGGTCACCTCCGAGCGAAAAGCGGTGCGCGACATCAAGATGGCCATCCCGGGCGATCTGGTGGACAATCCCACCGCTGGCCCGGTGATTCGCGATTACCTGCGCACGCTGTCGCAGAATTGGCGCACCAAGGGCGCCACGATGGTTCAGGACAGCTGGGGCGAGGAGAACTACCAGGTTTTCCAGCACGGGCCCGCGCTCAGCGTGGCCTTCCACGAGGACTACCACGCCGACGGGCCGTGGATCAACAACGCCTACCGCACTTTCACCTTCGACATGGCCGGCGGCAGGCGGCTGGAGCTCACCGATATCACCAAGCCGGGGGTGGATCCGCGGGCGGCCATTCCGCCGCTGGCCGAACCGTTCGTTCAAGAGGCGCTCGACCGGGCCGCCTGGCAGCATTCGCCCGGCACATACCCGTTCACCCTCGACCGGTGGACGCCGGACAAGGTGTACTCGGGTGGCTACAAGGCGTGGGTGGTCACACCCGACGAGCTGATCCTCTACATGCCGGACTACCCGGTCGGCCACGACTCCCCTGTCCAATACGACCAGGCTCAGCAATGGTCGATGGACGGCGGGACCGTCGAGCCGCACATTCCGCTCGCCGCGCTCAGTTCGGTCCTGCGTCCGGAGTTCGGCGGAACATAG
- a CDS encoding MarR family winged helix-turn-helix transcriptional regulator yields MDGPSESATQAARDLRVFFSRLRRRMREVATDDDLTPSQTAVLTRLWKDGPSSASLLAGAERVRPQSMAATLAALDRHGMIRRAPDPEDGRRQVVSLTAAGRRRAENHRQLRGEWLARAMQEQYSERERRVILEALSLLERLTD; encoded by the coding sequence GTGGACGGGCCGAGCGAGTCTGCGACGCAGGCGGCACGCGATTTGCGGGTTTTTTTCAGCCGGTTGCGGCGCCGAATGCGCGAGGTTGCCACCGACGACGACCTCACGCCGTCGCAGACGGCGGTGTTGACGCGACTATGGAAAGACGGGCCGTCGTCGGCCAGCCTGCTGGCCGGCGCTGAGCGGGTTCGACCGCAGTCGATGGCGGCCACACTGGCCGCACTCGACCGGCACGGCATGATCCGCCGAGCTCCGGACCCGGAAGACGGTCGGCGGCAAGTGGTTTCGCTGACCGCCGCCGGCCGGCGTCGCGCCGAGAACCACCGGCAGCTGCGCGGGGAGTGGCTGGCCCGCGCCATGCAGGAGCAGTACTCGGAGCGGGAGCGCCGCGTCATTCTCGAGGCGTTGTCGCTGCTCGAGCGCTTGACCGACTAG